In Dryocola sp. LX212, the genomic stretch GACCGTCACGTTCTGGTTTGAACGTACGGTAGTTAATGGTTTCCGGCTTTTTAACTTCGCCGAACGACCATGAACGGATCATGTCTGGCGATGCCAGAGCAATTTTGATCGCATCAAACTCTTCGGTCTTAGTTTGCGCTTTCAGAAACTTAAGTAAGTCTTTCACGGATTAGCTCCCGTCGGAGTGAGACTTCTCAGAGACGTCCGGTGTGACCCGGACATCCTGTAACCAGTACAGCAGATGCGAGTAATTACTCGTCTTCCAGCTCGATGTTGATACCCAGCGAACGGATCTCTTTCAACAGTACGTTGAAGGATTCCGGCATGCCTGGTTCCATCTGATGATTACCGTCTACGATGTTCTTATACATCTTAGTACGGCCGTTCACGTCATCAGACTTAACAGTCAGCATTTCCTGCAGGGTATATGCAGCACCGTATGCTTCCAGTGCCCACACTTCCATCTCACCGAAGCGCTGACCACCGAACTGAGCCTTACCACCCAGCGGCTGCTGAGTAACCAGGCTGTAAGAACCGGTAGAACGCGCGTGCATTTTGTCATCAACCAGGTGGTTCAGTTTCAGCATGTACATGTAACCTACGGTTACCTGACGCTCAAACTGCTCACCTGTACGGCCGTCGAACAGGGTAATCTGACCAGAAGATGGCAGACCGCCAAGTTGCAGCAGCTCTTTGATTTCTGACTCTTTAGCACCGTCGAAGACCGGGGTCGCGATCGGCATGCCTTTTTTCAGGTTTTCAGCCAGGCGCAGAACTTCATCGTCGGTGAAGGTATTCAGATCAACCTTCTGACGAACGTCTGTACCCAGGTCATACGCTTTCTGGATGAATTCGCGCAGCTTGGCAACTTCTTCCTGCTTCTTAAGCATGGCGTTGATTTTCTCGCCGATGCCCTTCGCAGCCATGCCCAGGTGGGTCTCCAGAATCTGACCGATGTTCATACGAGATGGTACGCCCAGCGGGTTCAGTACGATGTCAACCGGCGTGCCGTGTTCATCGTAAGGCATATCTTCGATCGGGTTGATCTTGGAGATAACACCTTTGTTCCCGTGACGACCTGCCATCTTGTCACCAGGCTGAATCTGACGTTTAACGGCCAGATACACTTTCACGATTTTCAGCACGCCAGGTGCCAGGTCATCGCCCTGAGTGATTTTGCGGCGCTTAGCTTCAAGTTTCTTCTCAAACTCGTGCTTCAGCTCGTCGTACTGCTCCGCCAGCTGTTCCAGCTGGTTTTGCTTCTCTTCGTCAGTCAGACCCAGTTCCAGCCAGCGATCACGTGGCAGCTTGTCGAGCTTCTCAGCTTCAACGCCGCCAGCAACCAGTACCGCATGGATACGGGCAAACAAGCCAGCTTCAAAGATCTGCAGTTCTTCAGTCAGGTCTTTCTTCGCCTGCTTCAGCTGCATCTCTTCGATTTCCAGCGCGCGCTTGTCTTTTTCCACGCCATCGCGGGTAAAGACCTGCACATCGATTACGGTACCGGAAACGCCGTTTGGTACGCGCAGAGAAGAGTCTTTAACGTCAGACGCTTTCTCACCGAAGATGGCACGCAGCAGCTTCTCTTCTGGGGTCAGTTGGGTTTCACCTTTCGGCGTTACCTTACCAACCAGAATGTCGCCACCGGTCACTTCAGCACCGATATAAACGATACCGGATTCATCCAGCTTGGAGAGCGCTGCTTCACCCACGTTAGGGATATCGGCGGTGATCTCTTCTGGCCCCAGCTTGGTGTCACGAGACACACATGCCAGTTCCTGGATGTGAATAGTAGTGAAACGATCTTCCTGAACAACACGCTCTGAGACGAGGATGGAGTCTTCGAAGTTGTAACCGTTCCACGGCATGAACGCTACGCGCATGTTCTGGCCAAGCGCCAGTTCACCGAGGTCAGTAGACGGACCGTCTGCCAACACGTCGCCGCGTTCAATGGGTTCGCCCAGAGACACACACGGCATCTGGTTGATGCAGGTGTTCTGGTTAGAACGGGTGTACTTAGTCAGGTTGTAGATGTCGATACCCGCTTCGCCGGCATGCATCTCGTCTTCGTTAACTTTGATAACGATACGGGAAGCATCTACGTACTGAACGGTACCGCCACGTTTGGCTACGGCGGTAACACCGGAGTCAACGGCTACAGCACGTTCCATACCGGTACCAACCAGCGGCTTATCAGCACGCAGAGTAGGAACCGCCTGACGTTGCATGTTTGCACCCATCAATGCACGGTTGGCGTCATCGTGTTCCAGGAACGGGATCAGGGATGCACCGACGGAAACCACCTGCTGGGTGGAAACGTCCATGTAGTCAACCTGGTCGTTGCTGAACAAGCTTGATTCGCCTTTGCTACGGCAGGTAACCAGGTCGTCTACGAAACGGCCTTCTTCGTCCAGGTTGGTGTTCGCCTGAGCGATAACATAGTTACCTTCTTCGATAGCAGACAGATAATGAATTTCGTCTGTTACCACGCCATCAACTACGCGACGATACGGGGTTTCTAAGAAGCCGTATTCGTTGGTCTGTGCATAAACAGACAGGGAGTTGATCAGACCGATGTTCGGGCCTTCTGGCGTTTCGATTGGACATACACGACCGTAGTGGGTTGGGTGTACGTCACGTACTTCGAAGCCTGCACGCTCACGGGTCAAACCGCCCGGGCCGAGTGCAGAGATACGACGCTTGTGCGTGATCTCAGACAGCGGGTTGTTCTGGTCCATAAACTGAGACAGCTGGCTGGAACCGAAGAACTCTTTCACTGCCGCAGAGATTGGCTTGGCGTTGATCATATCCTGAGGCATCAGGGTATCCAGATCGCCCAGGGACAGACGCTCTTTCACCGCACGCTCAACACGCACCAGGCCAACGCGGAATTGGTTTTCCGCCATTTCGCCTACGGAACGGATACGACGGTTGCCGAGGTGGTCGATATCATCGACTTCGCCCTGGCCGTTACGGATACCGATAAGCTTACGCATCACTTCGATGATGTCGTCTTTGCTCAGGATGCCTGAACCTTCGATTTCATCACGCAGCAGAGAACGGTTGAACTTCATACGACCAACTGCGGACAGATCGTAGCGGTCTTCGGAGAAGAACAGGTTCTCGAACAGGCTTTCAGCCGCTTCGCGAGTTGGTGGCTCACCCGGACGCATCATGCGGTAGATCTCAACCAGCGCGCTTAAGCGATCGTTGGTTGGGTCGACGCGTACGGTCTCAGAGATGTACGGGCCGTGATCCAGGTCGTTGGTGAACAGCGTTTCGATACGCTTGTGACCAGACTGGCTCAGCTTGGCCAGCAGATCCAATGACAGCTCCATGTTCGCCGCGCAAATCAGCTCGCCGGTAGAAGTATCAACGTAGTCTTTAGCCGCGACTTTGCCAGCAATGTACTCAACCGGAACTTCGATAAGCTTGATATCGTCTTTTTCCAGCTGACGAATATGGCGCGCGGTGATGCGGCGGCCTTTTTCGACATAGATCTTGCCGTCAGCTTCGATATCAAATGATGCGGTCTCGCCACGCAGGCGCTCCGGAATCAGTTCCATCTGCAGCTTGTTGTCGCGGATTTCGAAATTAACTTTCTCAAAGAACAGGTCAAGGATCTGCTCAGTGGTAAAGTTCAGCGCGCGCAGAATGATGGTCGCAGGCAGTTTGCGGCGACGGTCAATACGCACGAACAGGTTGTCTTTCGGGTCGAATTCGAAATCCAGCCAGGAACCACGGTAAGGGATGATACGTGCGTTATACAGCACCTTCCCTGAAGAGTGGGTTTTACCCTTGTCACTATCAAAGAATACGCCCGGGCTACGGTGCAGCTGAGAAACGATGACGCGCTCAGTACCGTTGATAACGAACGTACCGTTGTCAGTCATGAGTGGAATTTCACCCATGTAGACTTCTTGTTCTTTGATGTCTTTTACGGTGCCTTCTGGCGCTTCACGCTCGTAGATCACCAGACGCAGTTTTACACGCAGCGGAGCAGAATACGTCACGCCACGGATCTGACACTCTTTGACATCGAAAACTGGTTCGCCAAGACGATAGCTGACGTACTGCAGTTCCGAATTGCCGCTGTAGCTCTGGATTGGGAACACGGAACGGAAAGCTGCTTCCAGACCGTACTGCCCTTCAGGATCTTGCTCGATAAACTTCTGGAACGAGTCAAGCTGGATAGAAAGGAGATAAGGAATGTCCAGAACTTGTGGACGCTTTCCAAAATCCTTACGAATACGTTTTTTCTCGGTATAGGAGTAAACCATAGGGTTCCTCAGCTCGCTGACAAGTCGACCCATCTGCCCGACGGAGGGACAGTTTGTGCAACACTATTTTGTGGACCGGAAAGTGGAACACATTCCGCAATACCTGTTTCTATCACTCTTAAACCATTTCGCTACGCTTTACTCCGGAACTCCCGGCGTAGAAAGTCGCAGTATATTAAGTCGTCGATAGAGACAAGCATTGAAAGGTAACCAGCAGCCAAACAGTGTGAAACGCGACTGGTACCCTACAGCGCAAAAAGGCTGGTGACTAAAAAGTCACCAGCCATCAGCCTAATTGCTTAGGCTGCAACCGGAAAGGTTGGCTTATTTAACTTCAACTTCTGCGCCAGCTTCTTCCAGAGCTTTCTTCAGAGCTTCAGCGTCATCTTTGCTGATGCCTTCTTTGATTGCACCAGTAGCTTCTACCAGGTCTTTAGCTTCTTTCAGACCCAAGCCAGTTGCGCCACGTACTGCTTTGATAACAGCAACTTTGTTAGCACCAGCGCCTTTCAGAATAACGTCGAACTCAGTTTTTTCTTCAGCAGCTTCAGCTGGGCCTGCAGCAACAGCTACAGCAGCAGCAGCGGAAACACCGAATTTTTCTTCCATTGCAGAAATCAGTTCAACAACGTCCATTACGGACATAGCGGATACTGCTTCAATGATTTGATCTTTAGTGATAGACATAACAATTGTTCCTGAAAATCAGAATTAGTTTATACGTAAGCAAATGCGTTAGAAAAGAAAGTGCAATTAAGCAGCTTCTTTCTGATCGCGTACAGCAGCCAGAGTGCGAACCAGTTTGCCTGCAGAGGCTTCTTTCATGGTTGCCATCAGGCGTGCGATTGCTTCTTCGTAAGTTGGCAGAGTTGCCAGGCGATCGATCTGGGCCGCCGGGATCAGCTCACCTTCAAAGGCTGCAGCTTTAACTTCGAATTTTGCATTCGCTTTCGCGAAATCTTTGAACAGACGAGCAGCAGCGCCCGGGTGTTCCATAGAGTATGCAATCAAAGTTGGACCAACAAACGTGTCTTTCAGGCATTCAAACTGAGTACCTTCAACGACGCGGCGCAGCAGGGTGTTACGAACAACACGCATGTAAACGCCAGCTTCACGACCTGCTTTACGCAGTTCAGTCATTTTATCTACGGTAACGCCACGGGAATCCGCAACAACCGCAGACAGCGCGCCTTTGGCTACTTCGCTGACTTCAGCAACAATCGCTTGTTTGTCTTGAAGATTTAAAGCCATTAGCTTTGCTCCTGGATATTAGCCGGGGTAACCCCCGGAACTCACTTCACTCATCACCAAAACGATAATGAGCGTCGACATACGGTGAGCAGAAACAAGCCAAAGACTATCCAAAAATATTCTTCAGGTTCTGTCACCGTCTACGCAGGAAATTAAGCCTCTTGCGAGACGCCTGCGGTCTTGGACGGAGGCCTGGATAAGGCCAGGCTCCAACCGAAAATTCTGTGTGCCCTGCAAGCAAGGCAACGGGCGTAAGATTTTAGACTAATCTCACACCCGCGTAAAGCAGCGATTTTTAGTTCGCTACCGCGTTCAGACCAGACTGGTCGATCGCAACACCTGCACCCATAGTGGTGGACAGGCTAACTTTCTTAATGAAAACGCCTTTCGCCTGAGAAGGTTTCGCTTTTTTCAGCGCAACCAGCAGGGATTCCAGGTTTTCTTTCAGTTTGTCAGCGTCAAAGTCCACTTTACCGATGGTAGTGTGAATGATGCCGTTTTTGTCGTTACGGTAACGAACCTGACCAGCTTTAGCGTTCTTAACAGCTTCAGCAACGTTAGGGGTTACAGTACCAACTTTCGGGTTAGGCATCAGGCCACGTGGACCCAGAACCTGGCCCAGCTGGCCAACAACGCGCATTGCATCAGGAGATGCGATAACAACGTCGAAGTTCATTTCGCCTTTTTTGATCTGGTCAGCCAGATCTTCCATACCTACCAGCTCTGCGCCTGCAGCTTTAGCAGCTTCAGCGTTAGGGCCCTGGGCAAATACGGCTACGCGAACGGAACGCCCAGTACCGTGCGGCAGTACAGTTGCACCACGTACGTTCTGGTCAGATTTACGAGCGTCGATGCCGAGGTTCACAGCAACGTCAACGCTTTCTACGAATTTAGCAGTGGCCAGCTCTTTGAGCAGAGCAACGGCTTCGTTGATGTCGTACTGTTTGGTCGCATCAACTTTGTCACGGATCACGCGCATGCGCTTGGTCAGTTTAGCCATTTCTTAATCCTCCACTACCAGGCCCATGGAACGAGCAGTACCTTCGATGGAGCGAGTCATCGCTTCAACGTCAGAACCAGTCATGTCCGCAGCTTTGGTTTCTGCGATTTCACGCACCTGAGCACGGGTCACTTTACCCACTTTGTCTTTGTTCGGCTTACCGGAACCAGACTTGATGCCAGCAGCTTTCTTCAGCAGAACAGCAGCCGGTGGGGTTTTAGTAACGAAAGTGAAAGAACGGTCAGCGTAAACGGTAATAACAACCGGAATTGGCAGGCCTTTCTCGATGGAATCAGTTTTTGCGTTGAACGCTTTACAGAATTCCATGATGTTAACACCCTGCTGACCCAGTGCTGGACCAACCGGTGGACTTGGGTTCGCCATACCAGCTGCAACCTGCAGCTTGACGTAGGCTTGTACTTTCTTAGCCATCTAAATTTCCTCTAGTGGGTTATAACGCCTCGATGAGGCTCCCCGTGAATAAATCGTTCTATGTGTACAGGACACATAAAAACAAAAGGCGCGAAATTGTAAGCCAATCTCGCGCCCTGTGCAACGATTAATCGCTGCTTTTACAACCTGGTTATTACGCCTTTTCGACCTGGGCAAAATCCAGTTCGACCGGAGTAGCACGACCGAAGATAGATACAGAAACCTTCAGGCGGCTCTTTTCGTAATCTACTTCTTCCACTACACCGTTAAAGTCAGCAAATGGACCATCGCTAACACGGACCATCTCACCCGGTTCGAATAGCGTTTTAGGACGCGGCTTATCACCAACCTGCTGCAGGCGGTTCATAATCGCATCAACTTCTTTATCGCTTATCGGTGCCGGACGGTCAGACGTGCCGCCAATGAAACCCATAACGCGTGGAACGCTGCGCACTAAGTGCCAGCTCGCGTCGTTCATAACCATCTGGACCAGCACGTAGCCCGGGAAGAATTTACGTTCGCTTTTGCGACGCTGGCCGCCACGAATTTCGACCACTTCTTCGGTCGGAACCATGACTTCGCCAAACAGCTCTTCCATGTTATGCAATTTGATGTGCTCGCGCAGCGAAGTCGCTACACGGCCTTCAAAACCGGAAAACGCCTGAACGACGTACCAACGCTTTTTAGGGGCTTCAGACATCTCAGAACCTCAGGCCAGTAATAAAAGAAACCAGACGGACTAAAATACCGTCCAGGCCCCACAAAATCAGTGACATTACAGCAGTTACTGCCGCCACGATTAAGGTGGTATGCAATGTTTCCTGGCGAGTCGGCCAAATCACTTTACGTACTTCGGTTCTCGCTTCACGAGCGAAGGCTACAGTTGCTTTGCCTTTCGTCGTCAACAGCGCAACACCGCCCGCTGCAGCAATCATAATAACCACTGCCAGGGCACGCAGAGGCAAGGTCACATCACGATAAATGTAGTTGCCCACGATTGCTAAAATCAGCAGAACGGCAACAACCAGCCATTTCATCGTTTCCAGGCCGCGCCCGCTTCCGTGAGCTTCGGTATTCGCACTCATAAACCAACCTGTCACAATAAATCAGACAAACATTTTTGCCCCGCAGGCGCGAGGCAAACCAAACCGAATTGCTCTTTACAGGCGCTACTCGGTATCAGCGCCATCTTCAGAGCCTGTCTCAGCAATGATTATGAGTAAAAAATCACTGATGAGCCAGGTTCTGGGTCGAGAGCGTACAAAAAGGGCATCAAATGATGCCCTTTTCTTGCGCATTGCGTCAAATGTTATCAGCGATTAAGCGATAACTTTAGCAACAACGCCAGCACCAACAGTACGGCCGCCTTCACGGATTGCGAAACGCAGACCGTCGTCCATCGCGATTGGGTGGATCAGGGTAACAACCATTTTGATGTTGTCGCCCGGCATAACCATCTCTACGCCTTCTGGCAGTTCGATGGTACCCGTCACGTCAGTTGTACGGAAATAGAACTGTGGACGGTAGCCTTTGAAGAACGGAGTATGACGGCCGCCTTCGTCTTTGGACAGGATATAAACTTCAGATTCGAACTGAGTGTGCGGCTTGATAGAGCCTGGCTTAGCCAGTACCTGACCACGTTCGATTTCTTCACGTTTGATACCACGCAGCAGAACACCAACGTTCTCACCAGCACGGCCTTCGTCCAGCAATTTGCGGAACATTTCAACGCCGGTACAGGTAGACTTAGCAGTCTCTTTGATACCAACGATTTCAACTTCTTCGCCAACTTTAACGATACCGCGCTCTACACGACCGGTAACAACAGTACCACGGCCGGAGATGGAGAATACGTCTTCGATAGGCAGCAGGAATGGCTTGTCGATAGCACGCTCTGGCTCTGGGATGTAAGAATCCAGGTAGCCTGCCAGTTCAACAATCTTCGCTTCCCACTCTGCTTCGCCTTCCAGCGCTTTCAGAGCAGAACCACGTACGATAGGCGTATCGTCACCCGGGAAGTCGTACTGGGACAGAAGTTCACGAACTTCCATTTCTACCAGTTCCAGCAGCTCTTCATCATCAACCATGTCGCACTTGTTCAGGAACACGATGATGAATGGAACGCCAACCTGACGACCCAGCAGGATGTGCTCACGGGTCTGAGGCATTGGGCCGTCAGTCGCAGCAACAACCAAGATAGCGCCGTCCATCTGAGCAGCACCGGTGATCATGTTCTTAACGTAGTCGGCGTGCCCTGGGCAGTCAACGTGCGCGTAGTGGCGAGTCGGGGTGTCATATTCAACGTGGGAAGTGTTGATGGTGATACCACGAGCTTTTTCTTCTGGTGCGTTATCGATCTGGTCGAATGCACGAGCAGAACCACCGAAGGTTTTAGCCAGAACGGTAGTGATTGCAGCGGTCAGCGTTGTTTTACCATGGTCAACGTGGCCGATAGTACCGACGTTAACGTGCGGTTTTGTACGTTCAAACTTTTCTTTAGACATCGATTGTCCCTCTAAGACACGGATAAATCGGTGGTATCACCACATCAACCAGGCTTATGCCTGAATTTGCTGAATTCACTAACAGAAGAAAAACAGGAAGGAGAATAGAAGTGGTGCTGATAGGCAGATTCGAACTGCCGACCTCACCCTTACCAAGGGTGCGCTCTACCAACTGAGCTATATCAGCACATCTGGAGCGGGCAGTGGGAATCGAACCCACATCATCAGCTTGGAAGGCTGAGGTAATAGCCATTATACGATGCCCGCATCTTAGAACTCGGCTACCTGCTTATTTCTGTTTTGAATCTGAGAAGAACCTTCTCAAAATTCGAGCCGACTCACGTGGAGTTAGTCGTCTCTGGCTTCGCGAAGCGACGCCTTTAAATGGTGGTGGGGGAAGGATTATTCGTCACTTCGTTCCTCACCCTTCGGGCCGTGCTGCGCACGTTGTTTCGCTGCGCTCAACTCGAACCTTGTCGAAGGTTTTCACCTTCCCCACACGGTGCTCATATTGACTCTACCGTGTGGTTTAACCTCAAACTCAAGGTTAAAAATGGTGGTGGGGGAAGGATTCGAACCTTCGAAGTCGATGACGGCAGATTTACAGTCTGCTCCCTTTGGCCGCTCGGGAACCCCACCAGGCACTTGATGGTGCCGACTACCGGAATCGAACTGGTGACCTACTGATTACAAGTCAGTTGCTCTACCTACTGAGCTAAGTCGGCATCAAGTAGCGCGCATTCTAGGAACACAGAGGCCGCTATGCAACAAAAAAATCGAATAAAATGCACTACCGCTCACATTTTGCGCGACACATCCAATATTTGATGATTTATCCATCATGTTGGGAAGGTTTTTATCACTCGCTTTCAATTTTTAGTCCCTGGTTCACGCCATAATTCGCTTCACGCTGCACCCGCTAAGTGCACTTCACTACGATATTGCACTCTCCAGATGCACCGAGACCCATTTTATCAATTCACACCCGCCGGTATAAGCATTTGTGAATTGGATCACTTCTTGCTTGACGGAAGGATACCCGCAGGAGGACTGACCATGAAAATTGTTCCTTTGAATGCTGCCACACTACCCATCTACTATCGTGAGCTTGCTATGCTGCTCCTCGATTCAATTGCCAGCGGTGCCGCCGTGGGCTATCAGCAATCCCTGTCGCGGGAGGAAGCTGAAAACACTTTCTATCGTTTAAGGAATGCTCTGGATAAGGGTGAGCTGCTGATGTGGATTGCGAGAGATGAACAAGGCCTGGAAGGATTTGTCCGCCTTGAGCTTTGCCATGAACCGGATGGTTTAAACCGTGCGGTAATCAAATCGCTGTTAGTGCATCGCCGGGCCCGACGTAGAGGGATCGCGAAGCAGCTTATTGCTGCCCTGGAAGAAGCGGCTCTGGCAAATCACCGTGGAATAATCTCCCTGAATATACAGGCCGGCACTCCCGCAGAAGCTTTTTATCGTACTCAGGGGTACCGCTGCTTGGGTGAACTGCCAGATTATATCTGCTCACAAGACGGCTACTACCACCCCGCAGTTATCTACTATAAACGCCTTTTTGCTGTGAACCAGGTCATGAGAACGATTGCCAGTTAAGCACAGCTAAAAACTTGATGCTGCTTTATGAAAGCATCACGTCATTGTTTTTTTCTTATTATTCTGCCCCATCTGGTGTTACCCTCCTGCCCACTGTTGAATAGTAAAATACGTTGCGCGCCGTTGATTATCTGAGCTTTGTTTCATTTCCTCAGTCCGCGTTTAACGTTCATTTTGTCCTGAATTACAGGCAGAAACATGCTTATGAGTAATAAAGAGCAAATGTTGACGACCCCATACCTGCAGTTCAATCGTAGCCAGTGGGCGGCGCTGCGTAACTCGGTGCCAATGACGCTGACCGAAGGCGAAGTCGCGCGGTTGAAAGGCATTAATGAAGATCTCTCGCTTGAAGAGGTGGCTGAAATCTATCTGCCGCTTTCGCGTCTGCTTAATTTCTATATCAGTTCTAACCTACGCCGCCAGGCCGTGCTTGAGCAATTTCTCGGCACCAATGGGGAGAGAATTCCCTATATCATTAGCATCGCAGGTAGCGTAGCCGTCGGTAAAAGCACCACGGCTCGTGTATTGCAGGCTTTGTTAAGCCGCTGGCCTGAACATCGCCGCGTTGAGCTGATTACCACAGATGGTTTTCTTCATCCGAATAAGGTTCTCAAAGAACGTAATCTGATGAAGAAAAAAGGCTTCCCGCAGTCCTATGATATGCATCGGCTGGTTAACTTTGTCTCAGACCTGAAGTCAGGTGCCACCAATGTCACCGCTCCTGTATATTCGCATCTGATATATGATGTGATCCCGGACGGAGACAAAACGCTCACCCAGCCTGATATATTAATTCTTGAAGGATTAAACGTTTTACAGAGTGGCATGGACTATCCACACGATCCGCATCATGTATTCGTGTCGGACTTTGTCGATTTTTCGATTTATGTCGATGCGCCTGAGGATCTGCTGCAAGACTGGTATATAAAGCGTTTCCTGAAGTTCCGTGAAGGTGCATTCACCGACCCGGACTCCTATTTCCATAATTATGCAAAATTATCCGAGGATGAAGCGGTAAGCATTGCCACTCAATTATGGAAAGAGATCAACGGACTGAATTTAAAAGAAAATATTCTCCCAACGCGTGAACGTGCAAGTCTAATCATGACAAAATGCGCAAACCATGCGGTAGAAAACGTCAGGCTCAGAAAATAACCAAATGGGGGGCTATCCCCCATTTAATTATTTCACACCGCGTAATGAAATCTCTCCACCTACCCAAGGCTTAATAATTCCATCCTGCTCTAATAACAGGGCACCCTGCTCGTTTATTCCGCGGGAAATACCGTAAATCTCACGATCGCCGATTATTAATTTAACCTGGCGATTTAAGTAATTATCGAGTGCCTCCCAGCGGGATAAGAATGGCACGAGACCTTCCTGTTCGAAGAGTATTAACGCCGCACGTAGTTTCTGAAGCAAGGTAACCGCCAGCGCATTCCGGTCGATTTCAATTCCTGCTTCCTGGAGGTTAATCCACCCCTGATTGATTACATCAGTGGCCACATTACGCATGGCAAGATTAATCCCTGCACCGATAACAATCTGGGCAGCATCGCCGGTTTTACCCGTCAACTCGACAAGTATGCCGGCCAGTTTTCTGTCGTTAAGATAGAGATCGTTTGGCCATTTCACCCTGACATCTTCAGCACCAAGTTCGCGGAGCACTTCAGCCATCACGATGCCAATAACCAGGCTCAAACCAACTGCCGCAGCCGGGCCCTGTTCCAGGCGCCAGTACATGGAAAGATAGAGATTAGCGCCAAACGGGGAAAACCACTGTCTGCCTCTTCGGCCACGTCCTGCCTGTTGATATTCAGCGATGCAGGCATCACCTGACTGGAGGCTATCAAGCCGCTCCAGTAAATATTGGTTCGTAGAGTCAATGACCGGCAGTACCGCCACGGAG encodes the following:
- the rpoB gene encoding DNA-directed RNA polymerase subunit beta, coding for MVYSYTEKKRIRKDFGKRPQVLDIPYLLSIQLDSFQKFIEQDPEGQYGLEAAFRSVFPIQSYSGNSELQYVSYRLGEPVFDVKECQIRGVTYSAPLRVKLRLVIYEREAPEGTVKDIKEQEVYMGEIPLMTDNGTFVINGTERVIVSQLHRSPGVFFDSDKGKTHSSGKVLYNARIIPYRGSWLDFEFDPKDNLFVRIDRRRKLPATIILRALNFTTEQILDLFFEKVNFEIRDNKLQMELIPERLRGETASFDIEADGKIYVEKGRRITARHIRQLEKDDIKLIEVPVEYIAGKVAAKDYVDTSTGELICAANMELSLDLLAKLSQSGHKRIETLFTNDLDHGPYISETVRVDPTNDRLSALVEIYRMMRPGEPPTREAAESLFENLFFSEDRYDLSAVGRMKFNRSLLRDEIEGSGILSKDDIIEVMRKLIGIRNGQGEVDDIDHLGNRRIRSVGEMAENQFRVGLVRVERAVKERLSLGDLDTLMPQDMINAKPISAAVKEFFGSSQLSQFMDQNNPLSEITHKRRISALGPGGLTRERAGFEVRDVHPTHYGRVCPIETPEGPNIGLINSLSVYAQTNEYGFLETPYRRVVDGVVTDEIHYLSAIEEGNYVIAQANTNLDEEGRFVDDLVTCRSKGESSLFSNDQVDYMDVSTQQVVSVGASLIPFLEHDDANRALMGANMQRQAVPTLRADKPLVGTGMERAVAVDSGVTAVAKRGGTVQYVDASRIVIKVNEDEMHAGEAGIDIYNLTKYTRSNQNTCINQMPCVSLGEPIERGDVLADGPSTDLGELALGQNMRVAFMPWNGYNFEDSILVSERVVQEDRFTTIHIQELACVSRDTKLGPEEITADIPNVGEAALSKLDESGIVYIGAEVTGGDILVGKVTPKGETQLTPEEKLLRAIFGEKASDVKDSSLRVPNGVSGTVIDVQVFTRDGVEKDKRALEIEEMQLKQAKKDLTEELQIFEAGLFARIHAVLVAGGVEAEKLDKLPRDRWLELGLTDEEKQNQLEQLAEQYDELKHEFEKKLEAKRRKITQGDDLAPGVLKIVKVYLAVKRQIQPGDKMAGRHGNKGVISKINPIEDMPYDEHGTPVDIVLNPLGVPSRMNIGQILETHLGMAAKGIGEKINAMLKKQEEVAKLREFIQKAYDLGTDVRQKVDLNTFTDDEVLRLAENLKKGMPIATPVFDGAKESEIKELLQLGGLPSSGQITLFDGRTGEQFERQVTVGYMYMLKLNHLVDDKMHARSTGSYSLVTQQPLGGKAQFGGQRFGEMEVWALEAYGAAYTLQEMLTVKSDDVNGRTKMYKNIVDGNHQMEPGMPESFNVLLKEIRSLGINIELEDE
- the rplL gene encoding 50S ribosomal protein L7/L12; this translates as MSITKDQIIEAVSAMSVMDVVELISAMEEKFGVSAAAAVAVAAGPAEAAEEKTEFDVILKGAGANKVAVIKAVRGATGLGLKEAKDLVEATGAIKEGISKDDAEALKKALEEAGAEVEVK
- the rplJ gene encoding 50S ribosomal protein L10, which codes for MALNLQDKQAIVAEVSEVAKGALSAVVADSRGVTVDKMTELRKAGREAGVYMRVVRNTLLRRVVEGTQFECLKDTFVGPTLIAYSMEHPGAAARLFKDFAKANAKFEVKAAAFEGELIPAAQIDRLATLPTYEEAIARLMATMKEASAGKLVRTLAAVRDQKEAA
- the rplA gene encoding 50S ribosomal protein L1; amino-acid sequence: MAKLTKRMRVIRDKVDATKQYDINEAVALLKELATAKFVESVDVAVNLGIDARKSDQNVRGATVLPHGTGRSVRVAVFAQGPNAEAAKAAGAELVGMEDLADQIKKGEMNFDVVIASPDAMRVVGQLGQVLGPRGLMPNPKVGTVTPNVAEAVKNAKAGQVRYRNDKNGIIHTTIGKVDFDADKLKENLESLLVALKKAKPSQAKGVFIKKVSLSTTMGAGVAIDQSGLNAVAN
- the rplK gene encoding 50S ribosomal protein L11, with product MAKKVQAYVKLQVAAGMANPSPPVGPALGQQGVNIMEFCKAFNAKTDSIEKGLPIPVVITVYADRSFTFVTKTPPAAVLLKKAAGIKSGSGKPNKDKVGKVTRAQVREIAETKAADMTGSDVEAMTRSIEGTARSMGLVVED
- the nusG gene encoding transcription termination/antitermination protein NusG, with the translated sequence MSEAPKKRWYVVQAFSGFEGRVATSLREHIKLHNMEELFGEVMVPTEEVVEIRGGQRRKSERKFFPGYVLVQMVMNDASWHLVRSVPRVMGFIGGTSDRPAPISDKEVDAIMNRLQQVGDKPRPKTLFEPGEMVRVSDGPFADFNGVVEEVDYEKSRLKVSVSIFGRATPVELDFAQVEKA
- the secE gene encoding preprotein translocase subunit SecE, producing MSANTEAHGSGRGLETMKWLVVAVLLILAIVGNYIYRDVTLPLRALAVVIMIAAAGGVALLTTKGKATVAFAREARTEVRKVIWPTRQETLHTTLIVAAVTAVMSLILWGLDGILVRLVSFITGLRF